The following is a genomic window from Mycteria americana isolate JAX WOST 10 ecotype Jacksonville Zoo and Gardens chromosome 14, USCA_MyAme_1.0, whole genome shotgun sequence.
CTATCCCAAGCTATTAATGCTTTTTATCTCAAAATCAATGaccacagtgggttttttttttttttcatatttgggtTAAACTCCACCATCCTGTGTCTCCAAATTTGCGGTATGCCAATCCTGAATTTTAACCGCTGGGCCAAACAAAACCGTGAACTCAGGGTAAAACCACATCTGAATGGAAATTGAGATCAGAATAAACTTTTGGTCTAACTCAAATAGAGTGTTCCAGGCCAGCAGCTAGAATAATGTGGTGAATGAATCATAAGCCAGTGCAGCAAACAGACTGAGTCATTAGAGAGTCATGAGAAGATTTGTGACGAAAAAATATCAGCCTTTTCCATGACTGGACTGGTTACGGGGCATCCTTGTCCGAGCAGATACCCCTCACATCGCTACCAGGCTAAGCCACTTTCTGCTGGCCAAATCCCAACCCGCAGCCCCTTGGAGGAGCTTTTAGAAGTTTTTAGATTATATTAAAGTGCAAAAGATGAGCGTTACTACTACTGCAGGACCTGACGGGAGTTACGCTCCTGTGCAGCATACCGGCTACATTCAGCAAATGAGCAGAGACATGCCTTTTCGTCTGGGTTGAATAAAATATCTTCTGTGCCTTACCTGCTCACCTGGGTTGTCTCCTTTTGACCAGAGCGCTCCTCAAGTCATTTCCTAGCAGAGTCTTTAATGCCACTGGGGAGGTGAAAggaattctttcatttcagacaaCTAAAACCAGCCATTAGAAGTGTTTCAGCCAGCAGAAGCGTGTGTGTGCATCATCAGCAATGTTGGTGTTACACAGGAAACCTTGGGAAGGGCCAGAGAATAGACATGAAGTGCTAGAAGTTGACTGCCCAAATAATGCTGATCACAAAAAGTGAATTTGATGAGGCTGGCACTTGTATCATTTGAAAGTGAGGAGGCTCCCTGACGTTAGGAGAATGATACTGGTGAAAAATTAGCGTAAGAAACGGATTAGCTCCATGGAATGAAAACCAAAGGCTGGGTGTCAAACTGAGAGGGGAATTACAGGTGTGTAAGCATCATCACCTCAGGACGAGCAAGAGTAAACCGGGGCTGGTTCAAAACCAAAGGCTAGCCTAAAGTAGGGATGTGACTATATGAATTAAAAAAGCCCTGTTAGAAGTGCCCGTTTTCcttgtaaaaagaaaaccagggagTTGTTCAGCCAGCGATagcacctcctcctcccactgTGCATCAGTCTTGTTTCCTGGGGCTACAGCTTTGTGCAGGACTCTCTGAGGCAGGAGCCTGTGGCTCGAACAGCGACAGGGACACAGAGGAAGCAGCAAAGGACGGCCCTGCGATGACACCTCACGTTCAGAGCCAGGATCTTGGCTGGAGTCTTTGCCATCTCCCCCGTTTCAGGGCAAGAAGCAAAGGGCCTCGAGACAGGAGCTCAGAGAACCAGAAAGCTGCATTTTGCAGCGAGGGCATGTTTCTATAGCAAAGCGTTTCACAAATTCTGGCCCAGATTCTCCCCTATGACTCGAGCGCGCTCGGCGCAAGACGAGGACTGGAGAACAAAGGTGGCTTGAAGCCACCTTTATGCTTCTCCACTCTGGAAGCAGCTGGGGACTGGCTGGTCCCTGGGGTAGGTTCAAGTCGCCTCGGGCTAGCATAGCGGCAGGAGATTGCTAGAAAATAGCCGAGATGTAGCTACACCTCCTTTTCCTTTGGCTGTCACCGCTCCAGAAGGAACCAGGAGGTGACTCGGGTGACACCACCGCCACAATAGAGACTCGATCTTCCCAGGGACCCCGAGCGTGCGGAGAGAGAGAGTGAAAATGTCAGCGCGGATGCTGCCGAGGAGGCGGCGTAACGTGCGGCTTATTTAGGAAAGCAGCAAGCTAAGACCGTCTGAATTCAAATATGGTGAGCCGCTCACTCAAGTCGTCAGTGTGTGTCCATGGGCAAATGCCTTGATCTTTTCTGTGCCTCAGGGCAAGGCAACCGGAGAAGGAAGTCAAAAGCAACAGAATTTCACTAAAATGATCAGATGCTGCTTCCAAATTTGGTTTAAccctaaaaccaaaaccaagtaaGTATCTACAGACATGCACGTTCAATGTGGtagagaattaatttttcagatatttatatagGAACTATTCTGTTTGCAGGGCGGATCAGAATCCCACCGAGGGCAGAAGCATTTACAGGGGAGATAATTTGCAAGAATAAGAACTTCAACAAGCAGTCTGGGCCTAACAAGTGCACGCAGGAgctcaaaaaggaaaggaaaatctctTGCCCGACAggggattttggttttgctttcgaTGAAATAAAACGTAAGATGGACCCCAAACATCTGcaaaggagagaaacatttcCGAAACGGTGCTCTTTGCAGCATTGCTTACCCCCCAGAAAAGGGTATTTGTGAACTGCTACAAACAAGCACCTGAAAAAGGAGTCAAGTCATATGGGAATAAGCTTGCCTATGTTGTACAATCTCCGGGTACCAAGGTTATTCTATACAGTGCCACATTCAATTGCAAAAAGGACCGTTAGGAGTAATAGAGCTCCTGTAACTAAACTGTTTTCTGTCCTCAAATCTTCCAGGAAACTGATTGAGGCAAGAGAGGGAAAAAGCCAAGGGGAGAAAACTTGTTAGaagtaaaattgtattttcttggACATCGGAAAGGATGTAAAACTAACCCAGAGGCCTCCAAGTCAGCAGccattttaacattttgcaagagattttcatctttttcccctACAGCCTCCGTTCTGCTGTAAACACTGAGCGCACCCACTATGGCTGTCAGCTGCGTAGTTTGCTTTACACTGAAGCTGCCAGGAGATAAAAAATACTTAAGGTAATGTAATTCTCAAATTGGTGGCATAAGGATTTCTTCATGACATCTCTGTGAAGAGCGCAATGCATGACATTTACTTTTAGCAAATCAATAAAACCAGGACGCATGCTTTTGGAAACCAGCAAAAGCAAAGATACGCTGGTTCTCCATCGTTCTTCCTGCAAAGCTGCCGATGGCAGAATGGGAAACTAACACCCTGTCCTGTCCCAAGacaacactttcttttttaagggtcaaataaactgatgaaaaatattattcaaagGTTTGTCAGGTTGAACAGGTCAAAGCAATTTTTCAGGAGACCAGCGGTTTTTATGCAATGATGCTTTCGGTGCTACAGTCAAATGATGTTGTACAAAGCTTCACGAAAACATAATAAAAGCAGTCCGGTAAAGCTACCAACAACTGATGGAAAAAAGACACATTGGGTAAATAAATTATGGAAATACTCATTCATGCATGCATGGGTGCAATATATGTGAAGACATTATAAATACACATCAACATATCACGCACGTAGATGTGCATCTTACACAGATAAACATGCCCGCACGTACAACCCCATTTATCAGTGTCACctaattttgaaagttttttttcttcaataatcAATTGACTGCCGCTTTCTTGAAGGCAGATACAAGCACAATAAATTCCTTACTGGTATCACGGCAGGGGAAACATTACTACGGACTCCAGAAAAGTTCAGCACTAGTAGATTCTGATGAACGCCATTACGGTGATTACTGCTTGTGCAAAGATATGCCTGCCTCATTGTCATTTCTTATCCTACATCAAGCAAAGGCTGGTGGGGACCTAGCACTGCTGTCGCCCAACTGAATGTGACCTTTTTTGGGTGACCGCATTGCGGTGGGGGTTTTCCTGCTCCTCTGGGAAAGCGTGAATAAAAAAAAGTGCAGACCCTAGGAGGCAACGTAAGGTTTTAATAAGTGCAGAAATTAAATAGGGgagctttttgcttttaaatgtcagCATTGTAACTTTCCTGtcatttgcaggagaaaaaggaaggggcTAAATATCTTGGGATGTGGCGAGTTTTAAGCTACATAATGATGGCGATAAAAATCTATAATGTCAGTTGCCTTGTGGCAATCAACAAACATTTCGCATTATGCTTGCATCTTAAGGTTTGCGGCCAAAAAACAGATTTGCCTCTGTCTCATTAAAATAACGAATGCAGTCCGAATGGATCTGCAATGATTCACTGTACGTCACACTAAATCACAACGCTTTTTGGAGCCAACTGACTATGGCCTCATTACTTTAGACAAAAGTGGGCTTGGAGGAAAAACTGGGGTGATGTTTTTTTGCTCAGCcatgtttttcccctttgaaatACTTAAGGCAAAAGAGCAGATAGTTTTTCCCAGTGGTAGCTGAGGAAGGTTGGGTTATATTCATAGTACAGTTCCGTATCAATATACATAAACACGCAAAACGTTAGTGGCAGTGGCAGAAATAGAAATTAAGCAAATACAAATGGCATTAACGAAACAGATTTTAATGAACATGAATCACTGACGAAATTAgtggcttaaaaatgaaaataagctgttaaataataataataaaaatatattttaactgtttcACTAGGGCAGAGAGTTTGAAAACCAGCATGCTCTCCTCCTCTGTTGTGCAAGATATTACGTACTTGTGGTTTGTCTTCTGCAAGTCTTTGTTCTCCAAATTTCACTACCTTAagtatagcaaaaaaaaattaaacctctttttttttttgtctgaaacagCTTGGCTAAATACCTctacaaattaatttattttaacactaaTACTTAAGATTAATCTATTTGGCCTTAAAGAAATTTTGAGAGTTGTGTTTGAAACTGTTCAGCATTTCAGGAATAAACATTAACTCTAATTTTACTATTGTTAAATGAAGCtaagactattttaaaaaaattaactggatcgttttaaaactgtatgtatgtataagtACAAATAGAAATAAGAATTTGAGGTAACAGGTGAAAGAATTAATGTGAATTTTGACTATGAAAAGATTATATAAAGTTCATGGTGAAAATCATACTTCGAAACATCTGAAGGAATGGCAAAGATTCAAATACATTCTCAATGTATTTGAGAATGGCAAATTCGCAAATACATTCTTTGTTTTGataattgtttccattttctctcaTGCACATATGCTTTATTGTAAAGAGAAAATGCTTGATATTAAgctatttttctacaaaaaacatgcaaacatttCTAATTTGATAGCAACATATTTTGTTATATACCCATtaggtattttttatttcaggtagGAGAAAAACTGCCTGAAGAGCATTCATGGAATGACTGATTTAAATGTTATAAATCCCTAAATTTTTCATCTCACTTTGAACGGAATGCCAAAGGGGATTAAAGACTAAAGACACATCACAAACaaatttacattattaaaattaCTGTAATCAAGAGTCTTTTTTAGCCTTAATCAGGATTagtgaaaacaaaaaccccaacttttctACTGTGCAATACTAATCAAAATTCTATCAAATGACAGATAACAGagtaaaagcagttttgaaaattaaaaatattggttGGTGTATTCTAGGattctttaaaagtattttcaccTATTTGAGATCAGAGCAATGATTTCTCTGCTGATAATTCACATGGCAGGCAACAAGCACaggtaaaaataaatttcagtaacaCTGCAAAGTCCGACCTCCTATTTTCAGGAGTGCGTCCAGGAAACACACTTGTTTGAACATATGCTATagaagcaggagggaaaagtGTGATGTGGAACGCTTGCTTTTGTTCTCCTAAATTGTAAGCTAAATAATCCAAGTTGTGGAAAACTCGACTAGAAACCCGCTGTACGTGAGAACTCAACCTTGCCGGAGACGCACCGCGGCTCGCTCACTGCTGAGCTGGCAGTAAGCAGGTTTGGTCTGAAGAACCGTGAAAGCCTTTAAGCAAGGTCTTTATCCACCGTGCCCTACGCTTTACAGTTATGCTATAAGGCTAATACAGTAAAGGGATAAAGCTTGTACAGATTTTTCTGGTCCTCTGGAGCCTCTTAAAGAAGGCAGCATTATGTTGGTTTCAGAAACCACCGCCACGCTCTGGAGCATCAGGCCCCATCTTGCTGTCACTAGTATCACCAGAAATGCCGCCAATTAGTAAAACAGCAGCAGGATTGGACCCTACGTTCACTTCACCCTTGTAAAATGTCAACTACTATTTTAGAATGGAAATGTGCATGTAAAGAACAATCCCAAAAAATGATCTGAGAACAATGACCAATCACTTTCTAAAGTCTTGGAAACAAGCTTGGCAATGCAGCAATACTCAGATATTGTGGCAGTATGTCAGAAAATCAGCTATAGGGATTAAAGAACATGGAAAACTGCATGATTCTCACGGCTTCTTTCTAGGAACTCCAACTGACTTAACTTTGTTGGTATCTGAAGTAGATAGCTGCCTTCCAGGCCCTCCATCTTCAAACCTGTTGCTTGCTTGTATTTGGTTAAACAAGATTTTACCTTGCAAGCTCAAGACTGCTCATGTTAAGTCTTGATTGATGCAGTGCAAATTGACAGCAATTTCCAACTCTCTATTAGTAAGGTTACACTGGTCAGTAAAACATTAGTTTTGGTTAGTGACTAGCATtacatagcttaaaaaaaagcaacagacagCGGAGCAGCATCTCCTCTTTGCGCCTCTTCCTAATGACACCTCATGCTGATCATTCTTGAAGTTCAAAGAAAAACTAAGTGAGGTtagaaaacaatatattttctttaattaaaagttgGCATTATGTTTTCTTCAAAGTATGAACATACCAGGATAATGAGTACATTAGAACACACGATCTGTATGTATTTCAGTTCCATCTGAGCATACACCATAAatccttcttggaaaaaaaagcaggcattGTAACAAGAAcatttgagcagaaaaaaaaaaaatcttcagcattTTGAAGTCCTCCCTTTGTATTCTCTGAAACACCAACTGGAAGCAGACACTTAAAACCTTACATGGTAcacaaaataagttttctttcataagccagagaaggggaaaaacaaatgaCAAGTTACAGGATCTCATCCCCAGGATAACCATGCACATCTGCAAGGTTAGCACCGATGCTTCACACACACAAACGCAATAATCACATGCTAGTTTATCCCCTCCCAACAAAATCATCTTTCCAGCGGTATTAGGCATTCGCTTGGCAGCGGTTTTAGCAGCAGCTCAGCACAAAGCGTAAATCCCATTGAAACAGATGCCTTCCTGTCAACGGGAAACGCAAAGGGCTCTGTACAGGTTTCAACTCTGTCCGAGAAGAGTTAAAATGCTGCAAGTCCGTGGTGCCTAGAAGCAACTCACAGGACTGAACTTTCAGATGAACTGAGCAGGTAGCCAGCTTTGTTTTAGTTTAATATCAATTTGTTTGTTGCAGGAAAAGTTATGATTGGACTTTTGTACTTTTGAATTAAAACCCCTGTACTTTAAGGTtgattttaataatgatttacaAGTTCCTCTACGATTGCTTTGATAAGttctacatttctgtttttaatacCTAGCCTTTTAACAGTACTTAGATACTCAagcttgctatttttttctatcaaaattttctttaatgCAGGTTTTATCTTCTGTATTTGAAACTCCACGTTTAGCCTCCTGAGATCATTTAATTCAAAGTGGGCTCTCAAAGAGCCTTCTGAATATTTCAAGGACTCTCAGAAGGGGGATTTTTAGGATTCTAGGTAGATACATTAATATGAGCAAGCTTTTTACTCATGTACATTATAGGAAAAGAATTAAACAATCACTGTACTAAAAACCATCGTTCCAAAAATAGCTTGTCTCTCAGACTATGAAGACTTTTTTAGGCTCTGAAATTAGTGAGCCACTTCTTTTGCCTTAATTATTTGAGAAAGAAGCAATTATAAATTCCATTATTATTAGTGTAAGTCTTTAACCAAACCAAACTCACATTTAATATTAAGCtgttaaaatactttattctCCAACTATTTTAGTTTTGGTGAAAAATGGAACAGTTAAACTAATGTCCATTCAAATATTCCCAACTGCTCAATCTTCTGTAAACCAGAAGTAATAAACATTTACCTAAAAATCATGATTCTCTGTTAAACTGacctttttttcaaaatattatctaGCAACAACTCAGTCTGCAAAATTTTAAATGACCTTTGCTGATTTGCAGTTTCCAGTCATTTTTGCTTCAGTAGTGGTTTTGGTCGGCTTTCGCTTCATCAGATGCCTTTTAAgagtattttcaagattttcttttacgGAAAAAGGTACAACAGATAAACTGTTCTGTAAAACTATtctgcaaaaaaagaataaatgaagataTAAAAATGGAAGTGAGCAGGAACCAGTTTTAAGCATATGTCTTTATGAATGAGGCTTAATCACACACCTCGTTTTCCAAACacaaaaagccttttggaaatgtattaattaaaattaagtgCCATAGACAAGGGGCTTTAGAGGGATGGCAGTCCTTTTCAAATTAGCATAACACTAGCGACAGGCATGGAAATTGGTTTAATAACCCTAAATAGTTACACCCCGCTCCTAACACAAATGGCCATGGACAGCTCTAGCCCCTCAGGCTGCGACTGTACCAGTTTATGTGGTTGCTCTGACATCGGGTGGGTATTCCAATCTGAACAGAAATCACTGAATGCAcctcaattattattattattagataatGACTAGTGAAGCATACAAGGCACCAAAGCATTAAATATCATAAACCAGAAAACCAAAGTAAACCTACACAAGTAACACCAAAAACTTAGCCAGCGAGTCGCTTTGTAACTTGTACTAACACAGTCAATACCTGGCAAGAGGATTATTAGTTTAGTCACGATATTAAATGGCCCAAACCCCACACGCAGGTCTAGGGCCAAGCTGTAGATATAACAGAAAACCAAGCCAAAGGGATAAGCAGAGTCTTTAAGCGATTTCCTTCCCTGCCACGTTTTACAGGGGTGTCCTCGGAGCTAAGCTCAATGCTACAATAACCCCTTTTAAACACCACTTTCAGTGCACAGCATTCTCCAGCAAGTGTCAAAATACACAAGCTAAATCTCTACCTACTTAACTCACTTAAACATCAGGtgtaaacaacatttttttgtgtgctcATGATTCACgagaaactggagaaaaaccAAATCCCTGCTGATAAGGAACTGAATGTCCACAAGCTTTTTCCAAGTATTCCGATCATTCGCCTAACTTCACAACGCTGCTCCTCCGCAAAGGACTGCCATGTCCGTCTCCGCTTTACCTTACTTCAGCGGGGGTTTTGCTTTGACTGCCAGCTGGTTTTAGAGACATGTAGGACAGAGAAAGTAGTTattcatgttttttatttattataaatacatataaatatgttaAGTGACCTTTTGCTTTGTTTATCATGATGAGCAACAACTCTGGAAAATCATCTGGAAAACTTAACCAAGCTGAGAAACAGGCAAAAAGCAAGCATTAGCATACAATCACAGATTCCTCTCAGTTCAAgaacaggttgggtttttttttttttttttgagagcaaaaAAAGGCATCTTATATTGAAGCATCTATTGTTTTATCAAGAGCACTGAACTTCCCCCCCTCCCATGAGCTGaccaaatgacattttcatttggaTTTGTGGGTGCAGTCCAACCCCAGCTGGCTACATAGGACACCCCCCATGATTCTGAAACATTGCATAGTTTTGCAGCTGGATtttgcttccccccctcccttttaaGCCATTTTTAACAGAGGTTGATCATGCCAAAGAAAACTCACTGAGGTTTCCATTtccacctctctctccctccctgtttTTCTATAGTTTAGTTTAAAAACTGCTCAAAAACTTTGTGGATCAGAGCAAGCGGGAAAGCAACATTATGCTCACAGTCCACTAACAGGCTGGGAAGGAAATAACTCTACAGATGAAGTTGCATGTGGGGGGTAACTAAACAAAGTTGAAAGTGGGTGTTTTTGGGGTCCACACAAACTGCCAAATATTTCCAAatggggtgcggggaggggggtatttaagagaagcaaacaaaaagaaaacccagactTAACTGATGGTAGGAAGCCAGGGCTGATGGTAGTGGAAAGAAAagtgcactaaaaaaaaaaaagaaaataaaaacaaaaagcccgAAGAAGCCAGAAGTCAAGGCTTGTCATTACAGTGTTTGCAGAGGGCAGAGGCGGCTCCTGTGAAGGCAGTGCATTTCTCGGGGCAGCCGGGCAAGGCCGTGCCGCCGAAGGGGTAGACGGCCGACTGTCCGAAGGGGTTGAGGGTGGCGGGCAGCGGGGTGCTCAGCGTCTGGCCCTGGTTCAGGTAGGCCACCAGCCGCCGCATCTCCTCCAGGGCCTGCGCCTGCATGAGGATGTAGTTCTTGGCCAGGAGCAGGGTGGCGATTTTGGAGAGTTTCCGCACCGAGGGGCTGTGGGCGTAGGGGATGACGGAGCGCAGCCCGTCCAGGGCGTCGTTCAGGTCGTGCatccgccgccgctcccgcgcgTTGATGCTGAGGCGCAGCGAGCGCTGCTCCTTGGGCTTCTTGCCCAGGGCTCCCCCCTTCAGCTTGCCCTCCCGCTCGAAGGCCGCGCCGCCCTTCACCCCGGCCTCGAAGCCGTCCTCCTCGTCGCCGCTCTGCTCGCCGCTGCTCTCCGCCGACTTGCCCAGCGCCCCGGGATGGAAgtccgccccgccgccccccgggtaGGTCCCCCGCGGGCCCTCGGCGCCGCCGCGCACGGCCCCGTAGGCGAAAGCCGACGGGCCGTAGCCCGGGGCTAGCGCCAGGTACGCCTCGCCGCCCAGCGACTTGAGCTCGGCCATCGCcttggcggggagggggggggagccgcgctccgccgctgctgctgctgctgcctcagcgctgaggaagaggaggaggcggccccgccgctccgctccgcgctgcgcccgggctgggggcgggcagtgagcgcggcgccggccccgccgccccttaTATCGCGGAGAGGGGCCCGCTGGGATTCCCCCGCCGCCCAATCagaggggccgcggcggcgggcggggggcgcggggcggctggcggcgggcagcgcctgaggcggcgggcgggaaggggcgcggagagcggggccggccccgcttCGTGACCGGCCTCCCTCTCGCCCCGCCAACCGCGGGCCCGCGGCTCCCCGCCTTTTCGGGGAGACAAGATGGGCCCGGCGGAGGGGTCCCGGGGTCCGACGGGAGCAACAGACACGGCTCAGTGGGCACCTGGGGATGAAAGGAGACGCCGCCTCAGGAGTGGCAGgagaaaacagctctgaaaagtGAGCGGGAATGGAAATGAACCCGTATGGCACTCTCAGGACTTGTGTCTGCTGGCTGGGACAAGGCAGCGGAGGAGAAACTGCCAACGTGAACAGCGCAGCAGCGAAGTTGCTTAATTGAAGCTGCTCCTGGAGGCTGGAAGGGCAGGGAAGGTCCATGACTTCCTAGTGCAGTCTCCAGCTTGCAGTGCCTGAACTCTGTGGAAACGTGAGAGCAGGTTCAGCTCCTAGAAGGTGACTGCGCTGAACTCCAGGCTTGGAGGAGCTTTTGAAAGCTGCGAGTTTCCCTTCCTAAAATTAACGAGAAAAGGGGATGGTTGAGCTGATGCTTCAGACTGCCTCTCACCTAGCCCTTGTTAGCCACAGAGCAAATAAAGAATTAACTAgggaaccaaaatattttctggagaGTTTTCTAGTGTCATTCCCAGGGAAAACTGGAGATGTGAACAGTCCTCCCGGCCAGACATGGGGCCGCGAACCACTCGTGGTACATGTTGCGATGGAAGCCAAAGGCATGCAAGGTCTTGACAGCCGTGGGCATGGCTTGCTGATCAGGTCGTTTTGATTTAGGTGGGGATGACAGAGGAGGCACCTGTTGTGCAGAGAGATTTCCAAGGCAAAGGCCCcgtctgtttccattttcttcagagacTCGCTTTGCTCCTCCCTTCCATGTGCCAGAAGAAGGAATTTGATCCTTGGTGACTCAGTCCAGCTCTGAAGTGACTCTCTGTCCTTCCCACTTGTGGGTCCCAGTAATTGAGTGCTAAGCTCGGAAAGGAAACAAACCACTCCACGTAGCGGTCTGCAGCGTGTGAGAAATCATCACTGGTGGGGAATTCTTGCCATGACTGGTGGAGTGTCTGGCCCATGGAGGAATCTCAAGGAGAATCCACTGGCAAAGGTGAGAGCTGCATAGGGAAGGATACTCAGGATGCTTTGTCCTGTATTCCTGCATTGAGATGATAGAGAGGGCTTAATCTTTAATTGCAACAGAAAGAGGTCCCAGTCTCATTTTTTTCTAGGCTTCTGAGACCGCTTCATGGTACTGAGTTTTAGTATAAAGATTGTATAAGGGCATACCAGGCTTTTTCCAAGCATGACATGTGCCTGGTCCAGGCCCCTCAAGTGTCTGCTTAGAAAGGATGGGATGAATCTTGTGTAGTGACGTACAGATGCGAGCAGGTGGATATTGCCTACAGGCAGATGCAACCAGTCGATGCAGGTGTACCTGGTTGGTTATTTGCTATAGTAAATAGCTTGGGTGTTAAGGTGACACGAGGCCTTTTccagaatgtgttttgtttttatcaggcCCTCTACAAAGTGTAGTTAGCTTGTCCTCCTCCCATCACCTCCCTTTATGCAGTGTGCTAATGTGAAATGACGAGcttgtctctcttccttctccacaTCAGAGCCAAGAGTGCTGAGATCTGCAGTGACACACGTACCCTCACCCATGGTTGGAGAGCTGCTGCCTGGAATGAGG
Proteins encoded in this region:
- the BHLHE23 gene encoding class E basic helix-loop-helix protein 23 isoform X2, giving the protein MAELKSLGGEAYLALAPGYGPSAFAYGAVRGGAEGPRGTYPGGGGADFHPGALGKSAESSGEQSGDEEDGFEAGVKGGAAFEREGKLKGGALGKKPKEQRSLRLSINARERRRMHDLNDALDGLRSVIPYAHSPSVRKLSKIATLLLAKNYILMQAQALEEMRRLVAYLNQGQTLSTPLPATLNPFGQSAVYPFGGTALPGCPEKCTAFTGAASALCKHCNDKP
- the BHLHE23 gene encoding class E basic helix-loop-helix protein 23 isoform X1: MAELKSLGGEAYLALAPGYGPSAFAYGAVRGGAEGPRGTYPGGGGADFHPGALGKSAESSGEQSGDEEDGFEAGVKGGAAFEREGKLKGGALGKKPKEQRSLRLSINARERRRMHDLNDALDGLRSVIPYAHSPSVRKLSKIATLLLAKNYILMQAQALEEMRRLVAYLNQGQTLSTPLPATLNPFGQSAVYPFGGTALPGCPEKCTAFTGAASALCKHSGSQSKTPAEVR